The Plasmodium sp. gorilla clade G2 genome assembly, chromosome: 6 genome has a segment encoding these proteins:
- a CDS encoding mitochondrial ribosomal protein L41, putative — MIRLNFIKFAKMGPSKGKGPLIAKYAPVGFKKGFGAIGLGKHTKKGFFIINKMLVPNYRVPDLTDCQLKPYVSKKTPLIVMKKQLGPKRKVLT, encoded by the exons atgatAAGGTTAAACTTTATAAAATTTGCTAAAATGGGACCAAGTAAAGGCAAAGGTCCATTAATAGCGAAATATGCTCCAGTTGGTTTTAAGAAAGGATTTGGAGCTATAGGCCTGGGAAAACATACAAAAAAAG gtttttttataattaacaaAATGCTCGTACCAAACTATCGAGTCCCTGATTTGACGGACTGCCAA ttAAAACCATATGTATCGAAAAAAACACCTTTAATTGTTATGAAAAAACAACTAGGACCAAAAAGAAAAGTTTTAACCTAA